In Natronocella acetinitrilica, the following proteins share a genomic window:
- a CDS encoding GGDEF/EAL domain-containing response regulator — protein sequence MAANLAGELRLHGFRTRHFTSLDLLINFLATGQAAALLIDATTLDDPTYPAVRDRLVATRTPIMVMDESDSMDHRLRAVSAGGTDFLQRPFSLAVLAHLLRSRLTVSSRPEGTTVLLIDTSGTLVQCAAMLQEAGQALHAVTDADAALQYLKSQRPGLLLVDGDSTHPTAGELLLALRQYPGAYGIPALVLTRGDKRRFDDLASAAGIEGVVGLPVASRDLLGIVGARMRRAASLQESWRYLARRDPVTGLASEGHFREELRQAVAIAREGAQRATLLHLEGHSGQEVSNRTMTLAVARVLQRHIPPPGLCAALSENAFAAIIYSRDETTLESIKRELVADLAAARPLAGRPCPPIDARIGTTLLGQGIGSVADALSRARESARIATGTADEVVQTARASADDSPAALDPAWQAELTSAVAEGRFRLVYQPIASLTGQPTALYEVFVRMLDAEQNDILPQEFLPAAKRLGFARHIDRWVVGRAMEVLQEQRHRREQPVLFIKLFPETVETPSFVAWLADRLRRMDVDPKRLVFQLTQRSAARQLTEARSLIRSLRELGCGLALEHYRMDGESEPLLGKLEADYVKLSAELSRGIMQDRALQQEVQSITGEARAHGARPIAALVQDAASLSSLWAAGVEYIQGYFMQEPVDVFGAEELQEHE from the coding sequence ATGGCAGCTAATCTGGCGGGTGAACTTCGCCTGCATGGCTTTCGCACACGCCACTTCACGAGTCTGGATCTACTCATCAACTTCCTGGCCACGGGCCAGGCCGCTGCGTTACTCATTGACGCCACCACCCTGGATGATCCGACATACCCAGCGGTGAGGGACCGCCTGGTGGCCACCAGGACACCAATCATGGTCATGGATGAAAGCGACAGCATGGATCACCGCCTACGGGCTGTCAGCGCAGGCGGCACAGACTTCCTCCAGCGCCCCTTCAGCCTTGCGGTACTCGCGCACCTTCTGCGCTCCCGCCTGACTGTCTCGAGCCGCCCTGAGGGTACGACGGTCCTGCTCATTGATACCTCCGGCACGCTGGTACAGTGCGCCGCCATGCTGCAGGAAGCCGGACAAGCGCTGCACGCCGTAACCGACGCCGACGCAGCGCTGCAGTATCTGAAGAGCCAGCGCCCGGGCCTGCTGCTGGTGGACGGCGACAGCACGCATCCCACAGCGGGGGAGCTCTTGCTCGCCCTGCGCCAGTATCCGGGTGCCTATGGCATTCCCGCATTGGTACTCACCAGGGGCGACAAGCGCCGCTTCGACGACCTGGCGTCCGCGGCTGGTATCGAAGGCGTGGTCGGCCTTCCCGTGGCGTCTCGCGACCTGCTCGGCATAGTTGGCGCGCGCATGCGCCGCGCCGCCAGCTTGCAGGAAAGCTGGCGCTATCTGGCGCGCCGCGATCCGGTTACCGGCCTGGCCAGCGAGGGCCACTTCCGCGAGGAACTGCGCCAGGCGGTCGCCATCGCCCGGGAAGGTGCCCAGCGGGCCACATTGCTTCATCTCGAGGGGCATTCCGGGCAGGAGGTCTCGAACCGAACCATGACCCTGGCGGTTGCGCGGGTCCTGCAACGCCATATTCCGCCTCCTGGCCTGTGCGCCGCACTCTCTGAAAACGCGTTCGCGGCGATCATCTACAGTCGGGACGAGACCACACTTGAGTCGATCAAGCGGGAACTGGTGGCTGACCTGGCAGCGGCGCGGCCGTTGGCAGGACGCCCCTGCCCGCCAATCGATGCACGCATTGGGACAACCCTGCTGGGCCAGGGTATCGGCAGCGTCGCCGACGCACTTTCCCGGGCCCGGGAAAGTGCCCGCATTGCAACTGGCACGGCTGACGAGGTAGTGCAGACAGCGCGTGCGTCGGCGGATGACTCGCCCGCGGCCCTGGATCCGGCATGGCAGGCAGAGCTGACCTCGGCGGTGGCAGAAGGACGCTTTCGCCTGGTCTACCAGCCAATCGCCAGCCTCACCGGGCAACCCACTGCCCTCTACGAAGTGTTCGTCCGCATGCTGGACGCGGAGCAGAATGACATTCTGCCCCAGGAGTTCCTGCCGGCGGCGAAACGCCTGGGCTTCGCACGGCACATAGACCGGTGGGTAGTGGGTCGTGCGATGGAGGTGCTCCAGGAGCAGCGCCATCGACGAGAACAGCCGGTGCTGTTCATCAAGCTGTTTCCGGAGACGGTGGAAACGCCAAGCTTCGTGGCCTGGCTCGCGGATCGACTACGCCGGATGGATGTGGACCCGAAGCGGCTGGTTTTCCAACTCACCCAGCGCAGCGCGGCCCGACAACTGACCGAGGCCCGCTCACTGATCAGGTCGCTACGGGAACTCGGTTGTGGCCTCGCCCTTGAACACTACCGCATGGATGGGGAGAGCGAACCGTTGCTCGGCAAGCTGGAGGCGGACTACGTGAAGCTGTCCGCCGAGTTGAGTCGGGGCATCATGCAGGATCGGGCGCTGCAACAGGAAGTGCAAAGCATTACAGGAGAAGCCCGCGCCCATGGCGCTCGCCCCATTGCCGCCCTGGTGCAGGATGCCGCCAGTCTGTCGTCACTCTGGGCCGCCGGCGTGGAATACATACAAGGCTACTTCATGCAGGAACCCGTCGATGTCTTCGGCGCGGAAGAGTTGCAGGAACATGAGTGA
- a CDS encoding sigma-54 interaction domain-containing protein, with translation MSEQAERRMSIERPFPGGDDNGLTMEVVSALFPIFEQASAGAIAVDDQARITWINGSYCELLGVKDPATVIGKHVTEVIPPSRMPEVVRNGQPILLDIMEYRNQQLVVMRLPVFDTEERVIGAVAFVLYDDVQPLTPLVSKFRRLQQDLAAARRALARRHARYELSDFVGASPQALEAKRRARLAAARNTPVLLLGETGTGKEVLAQAIHAASDRSEQPFIAVNVAAVPESLLEAEFFGVAQGAYTGANLARDGKFQLADGGTLFLDEVGDMPLPLQAKLLRVLQEGEVEPLGSNRVRQVDVRVMAATSRDLDHMVASGEFRSDLYYRLNVLQIRLPPLRERLVDLGVLCEAILEDISRRGERRTEITEAAISLLAGHHWPGNVRELRNLLEQALTLSEQGELLDADHLRALLPSETAPRRLLGGATLPVRPLQDVVQDAEREAIRAALTHANGNKARAARLLGIARSVLYEKLEKLS, from the coding sequence ATGAGTGAACAGGCCGAACGACGGATGAGCATCGAACGCCCCTTCCCCGGTGGCGACGACAACGGGCTCACCATGGAGGTGGTGAGCGCCCTGTTCCCGATCTTCGAGCAGGCCAGCGCCGGCGCCATCGCCGTCGATGATCAGGCGCGCATCACCTGGATCAACGGCAGCTACTGCGAGCTACTGGGCGTCAAGGATCCGGCAACAGTCATTGGCAAGCACGTTACCGAGGTGATCCCACCAAGCCGTATGCCCGAAGTGGTGCGCAACGGGCAGCCCATCCTGCTCGACATCATGGAGTACCGGAACCAGCAACTGGTGGTAATGCGCCTGCCCGTGTTCGATACCGAGGAACGGGTCATCGGTGCGGTGGCTTTCGTGCTCTATGACGACGTGCAGCCACTGACCCCGCTGGTGAGCAAGTTCCGCCGCCTGCAGCAGGATCTTGCAGCCGCACGGCGGGCCCTGGCACGCCGTCATGCCCGCTATGAATTATCTGACTTCGTTGGTGCAAGCCCGCAGGCTCTGGAAGCGAAACGGCGCGCCCGCCTGGCCGCAGCGCGCAACACACCGGTATTGCTTCTGGGAGAGACCGGCACCGGCAAGGAAGTTCTCGCCCAGGCCATACACGCTGCCTCCGACCGGTCAGAGCAACCGTTCATTGCGGTTAATGTGGCCGCGGTGCCGGAGAGCCTGCTGGAAGCGGAGTTCTTCGGTGTTGCCCAGGGTGCCTACACCGGGGCGAATCTGGCCCGGGACGGCAAGTTCCAGTTGGCTGATGGCGGGACCCTGTTCCTGGACGAAGTAGGCGACATGCCGCTGCCCTTGCAGGCCAAGCTGTTGCGGGTGCTGCAGGAGGGCGAGGTGGAACCGCTCGGGTCGAACCGGGTGCGGCAGGTGGATGTGCGGGTCATGGCCGCAACCAGCCGGGACCTGGATCACATGGTCGCCAGCGGCGAGTTTCGCTCTGACCTCTACTATCGATTGAATGTACTTCAGATCCGTCTGCCGCCGCTGCGGGAGCGCCTGGTGGATCTCGGGGTGCTTTGCGAGGCCATTCTTGAAGACATCTCCCGCAGGGGCGAACGCCGGACCGAAATCACGGAAGCGGCCATCAGCCTGCTTGCCGGACACCACTGGCCAGGCAACGTCCGTGAACTCCGCAACCTCCTGGAGCAGGCCTTGACCCTGAGCGAGCAGGGTGAACTGCTGGACGCAGACCACCTGCGCGCCCTGTTACCGAGCGAAACCGCGCCGCGCAGACTGCTTGGCGGGGCAACATTGCCGGTGCGACCGCTGCAGGACGTGGTTCAGGATGCTGAGCGGGAGGCGATTCGCGCCGCACTCACTCACGCGAATGGAAACAAGGCCAGGGCGGCGCGATTGCTTGGCATTGCGCGGTCTGTTCTATACGAAAAGCTGGAAAAACTGTCCTGA